A part of Amycolatopsis lurida genomic DNA contains:
- a CDS encoding DUF2516 family protein, which translates to MFVATWILIAIHWGGALTGLFAFVHALLQRADAYSAADRKTKPIWMLITGGSTVVLTFFQFYGGGMILWLPALVAVLVYLVDVRPKLIEVQRGGRNW; encoded by the coding sequence GTGTTCGTTGCCACCTGGATCCTCATCGCCATCCATTGGGGCGGCGCGCTGACGGGGCTGTTCGCTTTCGTGCATGCGCTGTTGCAGCGCGCGGACGCGTACTCGGCCGCCGATCGGAAGACCAAGCCCATCTGGATGCTCATCACCGGTGGGTCCACCGTGGTGCTGACGTTCTTCCAGTTCTACGGCGGCGGCATGATCCTGTGGCTGCCCGCGCTGGTCGCGGTCCTGGTCTACCTCGTGGACGTCCGCCCCAAGCTCATCGAGGTGCAACGCGGCGGCCGCAACTGGTGA